A region of Labeo rohita strain BAU-BD-2019 chromosome 2, IGBB_LRoh.1.0, whole genome shotgun sequence DNA encodes the following proteins:
- the LOC127153508 gene encoding putative ferric-chelate reductase 1, which produces MHVEILLLLCVCCVRRVTAYPGGQVENSCESMTPNHPDFEPQTDGSPYKVFVNSTTFTPGQTITVTLQAAENTSEFQGFMLQAREVHGKTAVGRFTLINTNQSRALNCFNIENSTLSQASADKKSQFEATWEAPANSSLDDIQFFVTFVKDYTAFWTMVNSSTVRSIGNQSAPSTSPSPNKTTSTTIKPPAASQQTSSLPNSSHKQTNLSAMWLGVILHALILHSLFILSNL; this is translated from the exons atgCACGTTGAGATTCTTCTGCTGTTGTGTGTATGTTGCGTGAGGAGGGTCACGGCCTACCCCGGTGGGCAAGTGGAGAATTCATGTGAAAGCATGACCCCTAATCACCCTGACTTTGAGCCCCAAACAGACGGCTCTCCTTACAAAGTCTTTGTGAACAGCACAACATTCACGCCAGGACAAACCATCACTG TAACCCTGCAGGCGGCGGAGAACACCTCCGAATTCCAAGGCTTCATGTTACAGGCTCGAGAGGTGCATGGAAAAACTGCAGTGGGACGCTTTACATTAATAAACACCAACCAATCCCGTGCCCTGAACTGCTTCAACATAGAG AACTCAACTCTCAGCCAAGCATCTGCAGACAAGAAATCCCAGTTTGAGGCTACATGGGAAGCACCAGCAAACTCCTCTTTGGATGATATTCAGTTCTT TGTGACATTTGTCAAAGACTATACAGCGTTTTGGACCATGGTTAACAGCTCTACAGTTCGGTCAATTGGGAATCAGTCTGCGCCGAGCACATCACCATCTCCTAACAAAACTACATCTACAACAATAAAACCACCAGCTGCTTCTCAGCAAACTAGTTCTTTACCA AATTCCAgccataaacaaacaaatttgaGTGCGATGTGGCTGGGCGTAATTCTCCACGCACTGATTTtgcattcactttttattttgagCAACCTTTGA
- the LOC127153514 gene encoding putative ferric-chelate reductase 1: MNAHFLILVFALNLNAVTAFSNGMVTQACTAMIPGHASNTASVLKPPYTITTDVSNYTEGQTITVTLQANQTGFRGFLLQARGEAGPVGTFTVVGNDSQLLNCTTEGSAVSHNSNVTKTTIVAQWKAPTINNTNIRFRATFVQNFSLFWVGVESDPVRFVGTNLTTTAPPPRTTTGGSSPAASLTMCLLLLPLLAIM, translated from the exons ATGAATGCACACTTTCTCATCCTGGTTTTTGCGCTGAATCTAAATGCTGTAACTGCATTCAGCAATGGAATGGTGACTCAGGCATGTACGGCTATGATTCCTGGACATGCTAGTAATACTGCCTCTGTGTTAAAACCTCCATATACAATCACCACAGACGTCTCAAACTACACAGAGGGTCAGACGATCACAG TGACACTGCAAGCAAATCAGACTGGATTCAGGGGCTTTCTTCTTCAGGCCAGGGGTGAGGCTGGTCCAGTAGGAACTTTTACAGTCGTGGGAAACGATTCTCAATTACTCAACTGTACAACAGAG GGCTCAGCTGTCAGTCATAATTCAAATGTAACCAAGACAACTATTGTGGCTCAATGGAAAGCTCCTACAATTAATAACACAAATATTCGATTCAG GGCAACATTTGTGCAGAATTTCTCTCTCTTCTGGGTTGGTGTTGAAAGTGATCCTGTTAGATTCGTGGGCACAAATCTGACAACAACCGCCCCACCACCTCGTACCACAACGGGTGGATCTAGTCCAGCAGCGTCTCTCACTATGTGTCTTCTTCTTTTACCTCTGCTGGCAATTATGTAA
- the si:ch211-267e7.3 gene encoding ADAMTS-like protein 2 isoform X1 — translation MYCLWTARFGHILLHYFVLHLWIINTAAGANVKDSSEGREDFQKQPDEVAQWWGEWSSWSTCSRTCGGGVRSQERHCLQQRLMSTQNINSSFCTGPSKQYQLCTNQPCPNSRISFKQHQCSQFNAKAFGRKHYEWVPLYPDDYINISNKPCDLQCTTTTGERQLLVPAHDGTFCRDGIYQGVCIEGQCQVVGCDGKLYSSKTIDKCGVCGGNGGSCYRVSGSYRKGITQLGYVFITNIPVGATDIQIIERRKTENILALSDEAGHFFFNGNSVIDNPQNFHVAGTVFKYRRPANLFSDGFEYIMAQGPTHQALNVMYYNLNGKMPHITYEYTVPRVPELRAAPLMASTPEQPQISNLMSKTSKGPSPPEQKVNTSSTELSSTHNEIEARKEFGKKDNQSASLGSQDNVEVHVGHEELLWELQASVNFSELPGLVLFRPASEVLQNELDDEMHHLEAQGSFGPDSNLIDGDSSSSSDSNHTSTPVLQSLFYDGASWPSGSRQPCKDGSALSGCAVLKLNSSLDNSLTLEIYSGSLDAHGPDGESVFEPRTNDSTNHRSNLLQLHQVEPVQTPHSESSNEFEVESLNHDVSMSDMYRWKVSAYAPCSSTCTTGVSTSYALCVKYDGSEVDESYCDALTRPEPTHEFCTGKECLPRWETSRWSECSRTCGEGFQFRTVRCWKMMAPGFDSSVYDELCQAAELQKPIARKACKSKSCGPQWEISDWSECSARCGGRGVRSREVRCSMEARLCNESTRPVSQRECEGPSCDRRWTVSDWGPCSGPCGEGRMRRYVVCKNSSGKVISDGQCDPELKPLAVHPCGDKNCPAHWVEQEWEQCNATCGRGVKTRQVVCAGLEGGVFKEFPERMCDRSLRPTDSAACFERPCSKWFTTSWSQCSKTCGIGVRVREVKCYQGEELGHSCDSTLRPEARQSCEVQPCTTEPPAEDACQDKATANCALVLRVKLCTHWYYRKACCLSCRNKSQ, via the exons GACAGCAGTGAGGGGAGGGAGGATTTCCAGAAGCAGCCAGACGAGGTAGCGCAGTGGTGGGGTGAATGGAGCAGCTGGTCCACCTGTTCCCGTACCTGTGGAGGAGGAGTGCGCTCTCAAGAGCGTCACTGTCTGCAGCAGAG ACTGATGTCGACCCAAAACATCAACAGTTCCTTCTGCACAGGACCATCCAAACAGTATCAGCTGTGCACAAATCAG CCGTGCCCAAACAGCAGAATCAGCTTCAAACAGCACCAGTGCTCTCAGTTCAATGCCAAAGCCTTCGGCAGGAAGCACTATGAGTGGGTTCCACTTTATCCGG ATGATTACATCAACATCTCCAATAAGCCATGTGACCTCCAGTGCACCACAACCACAGGGGAAAGGCAGCTGTTGGTGCCTGCCCATGACGGGACGTTTTGCAGGGACGGGATCTACCAGGGTGTTTGCATCGAGGGCCAGTGTCAG GTGGTAGGGTGTGATGGGAAATTGTATTCCAGCAAAACCATAGACAAATGTGGAGTCTGTGGTGGAAACGGAGGTTCTTGTTATCGTGTCTCAGGATCTTACCGGAAAGGGATCACACAGTTAG GTTATGTTTTCATAACCAATATACCGGTTGGTGCTACTGATATCCAAATCATAGAGCGTCggaaaactgaaaatatcttgG CTCTGTCTGATGAAGCTGGTCATTTCTTCTTCAATGGGAACAGTGTGATTGACAATCCACAGAACTTCCATGTTGCTGGGACGGTGTTTAAGTATAGGAGACCGGCTAACCTCTTCTCTGATGGCTTTGAGTACATCATGGCTCAGGGTCCCACCCATCAGGCCCTGAATGTCATG TATTACAACCTCAATGGAAAGATGCCTCACATCACATATGAGTATACAGTTCCTCGAGTTCCGGAGCTGAGGGCGGCACCTCTCATGGCCTCCACACCTGAACAACCTCAGATAAGCAACCTGATGTcaaagacatctaaaggccctTCACCGCCAGAGCAAAAGGTTAACACGTCCTCTACAGAGCTATCCTCCACTCATAATGAAATCGAGGCTCGTAAGGAATTTGGAAAGAAAGACAATCAGAGCGCTTCATTGGGATCTCAAGATAATGTGGAGGTGCATGTGGGCCATGAGGAGCTGTTGTGGGAACTTCAAGCTTCTGTAAACTTCAGTGAGCTGCCTGGTCTGGTATTGTTTAGACCTGCCAGTGAGGTTCTACAGAATGAGCTAGATGATGAAATGCACCATCTTGAGGCACAAGGCAGTTTTG GCCCTGATTCCAACCTGATTGATGGTGATTCGTCTAGTTCCAGTGATTCCAATCACACCTCTACACCGGTTCTGCAGAGTCTTTTCTATGATGGAGCATCATGGCCCTCAGGCTCCAGACAACCCTGTAAAGACGGTTCTGCACTCTCAGGTTGCGCTGTACTCAAGCTCAACTCTTCACTGGACAACAGCCTGACACTGGAGATCTACTCGGGCAGCCTGGATGCGCACGGTCCAGATGGAGAGTCTGTATTTGAGCCCAGGACTAATGACTCAACAAACCACCGGTCCAACCTTCTCCAGCTCCACCAGGTGGAGCCAGTGCAGACCCCCCACAGCGAGAG CAGTAATGAGTTTGAGGTTGAATCTCTCAATCATGACGTCAGCATGTCTGACATGTACAGATGGAAGGTTTCTGCGTATGCGCCCTGCAGCTCGACATGTACAACAG GCGTAAGTACATCTTATGCCTTATGTGTGAAGTATGATGGGTCAGAGGTGGATGAGAGCTATTGCGACGCATTGACCAGGCCGGAGCCCACACATGAGTTCTGCACAGGGAAAGAGTGCCTGCCCAG GTGGGAAACTAGTCGCTGGAGCGAGTGTTCGCGGACATGTGGAGAGGGGTTTCAGTTCCGCACAGTGCGCTGCTGGAAGATGATGGCGCCGGGATTTGACAGCTCTGTTTATGATGAGCTGTGTCAGGCTGCGGAGCTGCAGAAGCCCATCGCACGGAAAGCCTGCAAGAGCAAAAGCTGCGGCCCGCAATGGGAGATCTCAGACTGGTCTGAG TGTTCAGCTCGGTGTGGCGGTCGTGGGGTGAGGAGCCGTGAGGTGCGCTGCTCCATGGAGGCCAGACTCTGTAACGAGTCCACCAGACCGGTCAGCCAGAGAGAGTGCGAGGGGCCATCCTGTGACCGCAGGTGGACCGTCTCTGACTGGGGGCCG TGCTCAGGGCCGTGTGGGGAGGGCAGGATGAGACGCTACGTGGTGTGTAAGAACAGTAGTGGGAAGGTGATTTCTGATGGCCAGTGTGATCCAGAGCTCAAGCCGCTGGCCGTGCATCCATGCGGAGACAAAAACTGCCCCGCCCACTGGGTGGAGCAAGAGTGGGAACAG tgtAATGCCACATGTGGCCGCGGAGTGAAGACGCGTCAAGTGGTGTGTGCAGGGCTGGAGGGTGGTGTCTTCAAGGAGTTCCCAGAACGGATGTGTGACAGATCCCTCAGACCCACGGACAGTGCGGCCTGTTTTGAGAGACCCTGCTCCAAGTGGTTCACTACATCCTGGTCTCAG TGCAGTAAGACATGTGGGATTGGAGTGCGCGTGCGAGAGGTGAAATGTTATCAAGGAGAAGAACTGGGCCATAGCTGTGATTCAACACTGAGACCAGAGGCCAGGCAGAGCTGTGAGGTGCAGCCCTGCACTACTGAGCCACCAG CTGAGGATGCTTGTCAAGATAAAGCGACAGCTAACTGTGCCCTTGTCCTGCGGGTGAAGTTGTGCACTCACTGGTACTACAGGAAGGCCTGCTGTCTGTCCTGCAGGAACAAGAGCCAGTAA
- the si:ch211-267e7.3 gene encoding ADAMTS-like protein 2 isoform X2 — MYCLWTARFGHILLHYFVLHLWIINTAAGANVKDSSEGREDFQKQPDEVAQWWGEWSSWSTCSRTCGGGVRSQERHCLQQRLMSTQNINSSFCTGPSKQYQLCTNQPCPNSRISFKQHQCSQFNAKAFGRKHYEWVPLYPDDYINISNKPCDLQCTTTTGERQLLVPAHDGTFCRDGIYQGVCIEGQCQVVGCDGKLYSSKTIDKCGVCGGNGGSCYRVSGSYRKGITQLGYVFITNIPVGATDIQIIERRKTENILALSDEAGHFFFNGNSVIDNPQNFHVAGTVFKYRRPANLFSDGFEYIMAQGPTHQALNVMYYNLNGKMPHITYEYTVPRVPELRAAPLMASTPEQPQISNLMSKTSKGPSPPEQKVNTSSTELSSTHNEIEARKEFGKKDNQSASLGSQDNVEVHVGHEELLWELQASVNFSELPGLVLFRPASEVLQNELDDEMHHLEAQGSFGPDSNLIDGDSSSSSDSNHTSTPVLQSLFYDGASWPSGSRQPCKDGSALSGCAVLKLNSSLDNSLTLEIYSGSLDAHGPDGESVFEPRTNDSTNHRSNLLQLHQVEPVQTPHSESNEFEVESLNHDVSMSDMYRWKVSAYAPCSSTCTTGVSTSYALCVKYDGSEVDESYCDALTRPEPTHEFCTGKECLPRWETSRWSECSRTCGEGFQFRTVRCWKMMAPGFDSSVYDELCQAAELQKPIARKACKSKSCGPQWEISDWSECSARCGGRGVRSREVRCSMEARLCNESTRPVSQRECEGPSCDRRWTVSDWGPCSGPCGEGRMRRYVVCKNSSGKVISDGQCDPELKPLAVHPCGDKNCPAHWVEQEWEQCNATCGRGVKTRQVVCAGLEGGVFKEFPERMCDRSLRPTDSAACFERPCSKWFTTSWSQCSKTCGIGVRVREVKCYQGEELGHSCDSTLRPEARQSCEVQPCTTEPPAEDACQDKATANCALVLRVKLCTHWYYRKACCLSCRNKSQ, encoded by the exons GACAGCAGTGAGGGGAGGGAGGATTTCCAGAAGCAGCCAGACGAGGTAGCGCAGTGGTGGGGTGAATGGAGCAGCTGGTCCACCTGTTCCCGTACCTGTGGAGGAGGAGTGCGCTCTCAAGAGCGTCACTGTCTGCAGCAGAG ACTGATGTCGACCCAAAACATCAACAGTTCCTTCTGCACAGGACCATCCAAACAGTATCAGCTGTGCACAAATCAG CCGTGCCCAAACAGCAGAATCAGCTTCAAACAGCACCAGTGCTCTCAGTTCAATGCCAAAGCCTTCGGCAGGAAGCACTATGAGTGGGTTCCACTTTATCCGG ATGATTACATCAACATCTCCAATAAGCCATGTGACCTCCAGTGCACCACAACCACAGGGGAAAGGCAGCTGTTGGTGCCTGCCCATGACGGGACGTTTTGCAGGGACGGGATCTACCAGGGTGTTTGCATCGAGGGCCAGTGTCAG GTGGTAGGGTGTGATGGGAAATTGTATTCCAGCAAAACCATAGACAAATGTGGAGTCTGTGGTGGAAACGGAGGTTCTTGTTATCGTGTCTCAGGATCTTACCGGAAAGGGATCACACAGTTAG GTTATGTTTTCATAACCAATATACCGGTTGGTGCTACTGATATCCAAATCATAGAGCGTCggaaaactgaaaatatcttgG CTCTGTCTGATGAAGCTGGTCATTTCTTCTTCAATGGGAACAGTGTGATTGACAATCCACAGAACTTCCATGTTGCTGGGACGGTGTTTAAGTATAGGAGACCGGCTAACCTCTTCTCTGATGGCTTTGAGTACATCATGGCTCAGGGTCCCACCCATCAGGCCCTGAATGTCATG TATTACAACCTCAATGGAAAGATGCCTCACATCACATATGAGTATACAGTTCCTCGAGTTCCGGAGCTGAGGGCGGCACCTCTCATGGCCTCCACACCTGAACAACCTCAGATAAGCAACCTGATGTcaaagacatctaaaggccctTCACCGCCAGAGCAAAAGGTTAACACGTCCTCTACAGAGCTATCCTCCACTCATAATGAAATCGAGGCTCGTAAGGAATTTGGAAAGAAAGACAATCAGAGCGCTTCATTGGGATCTCAAGATAATGTGGAGGTGCATGTGGGCCATGAGGAGCTGTTGTGGGAACTTCAAGCTTCTGTAAACTTCAGTGAGCTGCCTGGTCTGGTATTGTTTAGACCTGCCAGTGAGGTTCTACAGAATGAGCTAGATGATGAAATGCACCATCTTGAGGCACAAGGCAGTTTTG GCCCTGATTCCAACCTGATTGATGGTGATTCGTCTAGTTCCAGTGATTCCAATCACACCTCTACACCGGTTCTGCAGAGTCTTTTCTATGATGGAGCATCATGGCCCTCAGGCTCCAGACAACCCTGTAAAGACGGTTCTGCACTCTCAGGTTGCGCTGTACTCAAGCTCAACTCTTCACTGGACAACAGCCTGACACTGGAGATCTACTCGGGCAGCCTGGATGCGCACGGTCCAGATGGAGAGTCTGTATTTGAGCCCAGGACTAATGACTCAACAAACCACCGGTCCAACCTTCTCCAGCTCCACCAGGTGGAGCCAGTGCAGACCCCCCACAGCGAGAG TAATGAGTTTGAGGTTGAATCTCTCAATCATGACGTCAGCATGTCTGACATGTACAGATGGAAGGTTTCTGCGTATGCGCCCTGCAGCTCGACATGTACAACAG GCGTAAGTACATCTTATGCCTTATGTGTGAAGTATGATGGGTCAGAGGTGGATGAGAGCTATTGCGACGCATTGACCAGGCCGGAGCCCACACATGAGTTCTGCACAGGGAAAGAGTGCCTGCCCAG GTGGGAAACTAGTCGCTGGAGCGAGTGTTCGCGGACATGTGGAGAGGGGTTTCAGTTCCGCACAGTGCGCTGCTGGAAGATGATGGCGCCGGGATTTGACAGCTCTGTTTATGATGAGCTGTGTCAGGCTGCGGAGCTGCAGAAGCCCATCGCACGGAAAGCCTGCAAGAGCAAAAGCTGCGGCCCGCAATGGGAGATCTCAGACTGGTCTGAG TGTTCAGCTCGGTGTGGCGGTCGTGGGGTGAGGAGCCGTGAGGTGCGCTGCTCCATGGAGGCCAGACTCTGTAACGAGTCCACCAGACCGGTCAGCCAGAGAGAGTGCGAGGGGCCATCCTGTGACCGCAGGTGGACCGTCTCTGACTGGGGGCCG TGCTCAGGGCCGTGTGGGGAGGGCAGGATGAGACGCTACGTGGTGTGTAAGAACAGTAGTGGGAAGGTGATTTCTGATGGCCAGTGTGATCCAGAGCTCAAGCCGCTGGCCGTGCATCCATGCGGAGACAAAAACTGCCCCGCCCACTGGGTGGAGCAAGAGTGGGAACAG tgtAATGCCACATGTGGCCGCGGAGTGAAGACGCGTCAAGTGGTGTGTGCAGGGCTGGAGGGTGGTGTCTTCAAGGAGTTCCCAGAACGGATGTGTGACAGATCCCTCAGACCCACGGACAGTGCGGCCTGTTTTGAGAGACCCTGCTCCAAGTGGTTCACTACATCCTGGTCTCAG TGCAGTAAGACATGTGGGATTGGAGTGCGCGTGCGAGAGGTGAAATGTTATCAAGGAGAAGAACTGGGCCATAGCTGTGATTCAACACTGAGACCAGAGGCCAGGCAGAGCTGTGAGGTGCAGCCCTGCACTACTGAGCCACCAG CTGAGGATGCTTGTCAAGATAAAGCGACAGCTAACTGTGCCCTTGTCCTGCGGGTGAAGTTGTGCACTCACTGGTACTACAGGAAGGCCTGCTGTCTGTCCTGCAGGAACAAGAGCCAGTAA